From Solanum lycopersicum chromosome 8, SLM_r2.1, the proteins below share one genomic window:
- the LOC101260454 gene encoding uncharacterized protein encodes MSDYENVVAGKLRLKGKALEVKSNGIKTKKKHKHQYDLVTQVTGGNNPLTTNQLEDDLTTKNDDHLTPAERKYLEQWEKLNIKRLAKEAKKSHRDRIQEFNRFLANLTEYYDIPKVGPG; translated from the exons ATGTCAGATTACGAAAACGTTGTTGCTGGGAAGTTAAGATTAAAGGGCAAAGCTCTAGAAGTGAAATCTAACGGGATAAAAACGAAAAAGAAGCACAAGCATCAGTATGATCTCGTGACTCAAGTGACAG GCGGAAACAACCCATTGACAACAAACCAGCTCGAGGATGATCTAACTACCAAGAACGACGATCATCTAACACCAGCAGAGAGAAAATACCTCGAGCAGTGGGAGAAATTAAACATCAAACGACTGGCAAAAGAAGCTAAGAAATCCCATCGCGATAGAATTCAAGAATTTAATCGATTCCTAGCTAATCTTACTGAGTATTATGACATTCCTAAAGTTGGTCCTGGTTAA
- the LOC101260745 gene encoding probable plastid-lipid-associated protein 8, chloroplastic, whose product MTTHVVAGTGTTAAALIGNPRRRSSPAAQSSLHLPLNSHQNRSNRRRMFSPIYASVSASPAPVTKPDDLVDTILSKVTQTDRGVLLTRDEHKSVAKVVQELQRFCVDEPVKCPLIFGEWDVVYCSNPTSPGGGYRSAFGRLFFKTNEMIQVVEAPDIVRNRVSFSLFGFLDGEVSLKGKLNVLDEKWIQVVFEPPELKVGGLDFQYGGESEVKLEITYIDEKIRLGKGSRGSLFVFQRRKP is encoded by the exons ATGACCACTCACGTCGTCGCCGGCACCGGCACTACAGCCGCCGCTCTTATTGGAAATCCTCGCCGGAGATCTTCTCCAGCCGCTCAATCAAGTTTGCATCTACCACTTAACTCCCATCAAAACCGCTCTAACCGTCGCCGGATGTTTTCCCCAATCTATGCTTCTGTATCTGCATCTCCGGCGCCGGTTACTAAACCGGATGACCTCGTCGATACCATTCTTTCTAAG GTTACACAAACGGATCGAGGTGTTTTGCTGACAAGGGATGAGCACAAAAGTGTAGCTAAAGTGGTTCAAGAATTGCAACGTTTTTGCGTGGATGAACCTGTGAAATGCCCTCTTATATTCGGAG AATGGGATGTAGTGTACTGTTCAAATCCCACTTCACCTGGGGGTGGCTATCGGAGTGCATTTGGTCGCCTTTTCTTCAAAACGAATGAAATGATTCAGGTTGTTGAAGCCCCTGACATTGTAAGGAACAGAGTGTCCTTTTCGCTTTTTGGTTTCCTTGATGGTGAGGTTTCCTTAAAAG GAAAGTTGAATGTTTTAGATGAAAAATGGATCCAAGTTGTGTTCGAACCGCCTGAACTCAAGGTAGGAGGGTTAGACTTTCAGTATGGTGGTGAGAGTGAAGTTAAACTAGAAATCACATACATTGATGAGAAGATCAGATTGGGAAAAGGCTCAAGAGGTTCCTTGTTTGTGTTTCAAAGACGCAAACCTTGA
- the LOC101261049 gene encoding pentatricopeptide repeat-containing protein At2g36240, with product MGFRRFLKSIPKPMASDRTSLLPLAVRTIDSSMCSTNNLTPVAQNQLNQLVETHLKPSFTAKDFLSFLKNRVHYHPILTNLDFYLFNYAASVDSFRHDHTTFEWMVRTLATTHRLQFLTTLLQFISSNPCPCADGIFSCPKTEPIFRFAINAYCKAGRFDDALLAFDTMRRLIDGKPDVAVCNIIIHGFVKFKHFDKAQEFYHRMIGDRVKPDVITFNTLISGYCKNSQLGSALQMFKDMKTHGCAPNVVSFNTLIKWFLLDGKIEEGIGMAFEMTEMGWEISAVTCEILVDGLCRKGMVLKACDLLVDFSRKGVLPRTFDYFGLVERLCGEENVARAIELVHELWRNGNSPSLIACTTLIEGLRRTRKIDEAYEIMEKMLQECMLPDSVTFNCLLSDMCEAGRAKEANKMRLLGLNKGLDPDTVTYNILVSGFKREGKKKEAEALVEEMLDLGFIPDIATYNRLINGETKSKR from the coding sequence atggGATTTCGGAGATTTCTCAAATCAATTCCTAAACCAATGGCTTCTGATCGGACTTCATTGCTACCTCTTGCTGTAAGAACGATAGATTCTTCAATGTGTAGCACTAACAACCTCACACCTGTTGCCCAAAACCAACTGAACCAACTCGTGGAAACCCACCTCAAACCCTCTTTCACTGCCAAAGATTTCCTCTCTTTTCTCAAGAACCGTGTCCATTACCACCCTATCCTCACTAACCTTGACTTCTACCTCTTCAACTATGCTGCTTCTGTAGATTCATTCCGCCATGATCACACCACTTTTGAGTGGATGGTCCGCACTCTTGCCACCACACACCGCCTCCAGTTTCTTACTACTCTCCTCcaatttatttcttctaatcCCTGCCCGTGTGCTGATGGTATTTTCTCTTGCCCCAAAACTGAACCAATTTTTCGTTTTGCCATTAATGCTTATTGCAAGGCTGGTAGATTTGATGATGCTTTGTTAGCTTTTGACACAATGAGAAGATTGATTGATGGGAAGCCTGATGTTGCTGTTTGCAATATAATAATTCATGGATTTGTGAAGTTTAAGCATTTTGATAAGGCTCAGGAGTTTTACCATAGGATGATTGGAGATCGAGTAAAGCCTGATGTAATTACATTCAATACTTTGATTTCTGGGTACTGTAAGAACTCGCAATTGGGCTCGGCTTTACAAATGTTTAAGGATATGAAAACTCATGGATGTGCTCCAAATGTAGTTAGTTTCAATACTTTAATTAAATGGTTTCTTTTGGATGGTAAGATTGAGGAGGGGATTGGGATGGCCTTTGAGATGACTGAGATGGGATGGGAGATTTCAGCAGTGACTTGTGAGATTTTGGTTGATGGGCTTTGCAGGAAAGGAATGGTGTTGAAAGCGTGTGATTTATTGGTTGACTTTTCAAGGAAAGGGGTGCTGCCAAGAACATTTGATTATTTTGGGTTAGTTGAGAGGCTTTGTGGGGAAGAGAATGTGGCCAGAGCAATAGAATTGGTGCATGAGTTATGGAGGAATGGGAATTCTCCAAGCTTGATCGCTTGTACGACCTTAATTGAAGGTTTAAGGAGAACAAGAAAGATTGATGAAGCATATGAAATTATGGAGAAAATGCTGCAGGAATGTATGCTTCCAGATAGTGTAACGTTTAATTGTCTTCTTAGTGACATGTGTGAAGCAGGAAGAGCGAAGGAAGCAAATAAGATGAGGTTATTGGGTTTAAACAAGGGCTTGGATCCTGATACTGTGACATATAATATTTTGGTATCAGGTTTTAAGAGGGAGGGTAAAAAGAAGGAAGCGGAAGCTTTGGTGGAAGAGATGTTGGATTTGGGGTTTATACCTGATATTGCTACTTATAACAGGTTGATCAATGGAGAAACTAAATCAAAACGTTAA
- the LOC101261730 gene encoding putative F-box protein At5g55150 isoform X2, producing MLTSDWCKLPVELLGLIASRLHFAEDWVRFGAVCKSWRICVKQNGNSSCSFLPWLMLPQRKDEILRRFYSPFNCKSYDICLPDVLDKRCWGSSHGWLVTLGANFEMHLLNPLSGGQISLPPLHKCPNLNLICTGKSFRDSFVYKVILSASPSSSDCVLFAIYSDNWKMAFTKPGDVAWTPLSCIHGHVDDAMCHDGKFYAIDTFGEILIWDLTGSLLERIAFPASRDLDNLVYATTYLVEETIIPSQSPPLHTQNVRATAYTSQMTSPVSITVQYMATIWVFTAFRISGYSLFFSKMYPTLHSRCHCG from the exons ATG TTAACATCAGATTGGTGTAAGTTGCCAGTGGAACTTTTGGGGTTAATTGCTAGTCGGCTGCATTTTGCTGAAGACTGGGTACGCTTTGGTGCAGTCTGTAAATCATGGAGAATTTGTGTAAAACAAAATGGCAATTCTTCATGCTCATTCCTTCCTTGGCTGATGCTTCCTCAGAGGAAAGATGAAATCTTGCGCAGATTTTATAGTCCTTTCAACTGTAAGAGTTATGATATATGTTTGCCAGATGTTCTAGATAAACGCTGTTGGGGTTCTTCTCATGGCTGGTTGGTCACTCTAGGTGCCAATTTTGAGATGCACTTACTGAATCCATTATCAGGGGGCCAAATCTCACTCCCGCCACTGCATAAATGCCCTAATTTGAATCTGATCTGTACAGGAAAGAGCTTTCGTGACTCGTTTGTTTACAAAGTTATCTTGTCTGCTAGTCCGTCTTCATCAGATTGTGTTCTTTTTGCCATCTATTCTGATAATTGGAAGATGGCATTTACAAAGCCAGGTGATGTTGCTTGGACTCCTTTGAGTTGCATCCATGGCCATGTTGATGATGCCATGTGTCACGATGGGAAGTTTTATGCCATCGACACTTTTGGTGAAATTCTGATATGGGACTTAACCGGCTCTTTGTTGGAGAGGATAGCCTTCCCAGCATCTCGCGATTTGGATAACTTGGTGTATGCTACTACATATCTTGTCGAG GAAACAATCATTCCTTCTCAATCCCCTCCTCTACATACCCAGAATGTGAGAGCAACTGCATATACTTCACAGATGACTTCTCCGGTGTCCATTACAGTGCAGTACATGGCTACGATATGGGTATTTACCGCGTTCAGAATCTCAGGGTACAGCCTCTTCTTCAGCAAGATGTATCCGACTCTGCATTCTCGCTGCCACTGTGGATAA
- the LOC101261730 gene encoding putative F-box protein At3g25750 isoform X1, whose translation MLTSDWCKLPVELLGLIASRLHFAEDWVRFGAVCKSWRICVKQNGNSSCSFLPWLMLPQRKDEILRRFYSPFNCKSYDICLPDVLDKRCWGSSHGWLVTLGANFEMHLLNPLSGGQISLPPLHKCPNLNLICTGKSFRDSFVYKVILSASPSSSDCVLFAIYSDNWKMAFTKPGDVAWTPLSCIHGHVDDAMCHDGKFYAIDTFGEILIWDLTGSLLERIAFPASRDLDNLVYATTYLVEVNGQIYAIMRLLFDTRIIDTPCLNTWCFKIYKLDICNEKCEEVKSLGDWSIFVGNNHSFSIPSSTYPECESNCIYFTDDFSGVHYSAVHGYDMGIYRVQNLRVQPLLQQDVSDSAFSLPLWIIPCFS comes from the exons ATG TTAACATCAGATTGGTGTAAGTTGCCAGTGGAACTTTTGGGGTTAATTGCTAGTCGGCTGCATTTTGCTGAAGACTGGGTACGCTTTGGTGCAGTCTGTAAATCATGGAGAATTTGTGTAAAACAAAATGGCAATTCTTCATGCTCATTCCTTCCTTGGCTGATGCTTCCTCAGAGGAAAGATGAAATCTTGCGCAGATTTTATAGTCCTTTCAACTGTAAGAGTTATGATATATGTTTGCCAGATGTTCTAGATAAACGCTGTTGGGGTTCTTCTCATGGCTGGTTGGTCACTCTAGGTGCCAATTTTGAGATGCACTTACTGAATCCATTATCAGGGGGCCAAATCTCACTCCCGCCACTGCATAAATGCCCTAATTTGAATCTGATCTGTACAGGAAAGAGCTTTCGTGACTCGTTTGTTTACAAAGTTATCTTGTCTGCTAGTCCGTCTTCATCAGATTGTGTTCTTTTTGCCATCTATTCTGATAATTGGAAGATGGCATTTACAAAGCCAGGTGATGTTGCTTGGACTCCTTTGAGTTGCATCCATGGCCATGTTGATGATGCCATGTGTCACGATGGGAAGTTTTATGCCATCGACACTTTTGGTGAAATTCTGATATGGGACTTAACCGGCTCTTTGTTGGAGAGGATAGCCTTCCCAGCATCTCGCGATTTGGATAACTTGGTGTATGCTACTACATATCTTGTCGAGGTAAATGGTCAAATATATGCCATAATGAGGCTTTTGTTTGATACAAGAATCATCGATACTCCTTGTCTAAACACTTGGTGTTTCAAAATTTACAAGTTGGATATCTGCAACGAAAAGTGTGAAGAAGTGAAATCGTTGGGTGATTGGTCTATTTTTGTAGGAAACAATCATTCCTTCTCAATCCCCTCCTCTACATACCCAGAATGTGAGAGCAACTGCATATACTTCACAGATGACTTCTCCGGTGTCCATTACAGTGCAGTACATGGCTACGATATGGGTATTTACCGCGTTCAGAATCTCAGGGTACAGCCTCTTCTTCAGCAAGATGTATCCGACTCTGCATTCTCGCTGCCACTGTGGATAATACCATGTTTTTCATAA
- the LOC104648600 gene encoding B3 domain-containing protein REM17-like, translated as MKFAPKKPHFFKPILPNFKHGIKIPVAFCKHLKGCNQEHAILRKSDKKWQVKVNGRLLDEGWAIFAKENDLQLGDCLIFRHEGDFEFEVSIFGSNHFERVYEQTPKGGEEINHTCNKIISQAKTTEKTKLNVKSNEIIPEVEAAENMPLDRPPFIFTVTPYCLTRGHVQLPVQFARDNSLMNRRCTITIRDEQRSLTFALYSSGARTYIKGQWREFCIANCLKKGDQIMLAIVDNGMNPVLRFYGNSDVIIFNLKLDLRTNASLQLEVKKPNLDAEEVSSRKEVATVPASTSANANAQFVSIIHPYAIIRALFYLPLSFARPNGLMRRCKMILKDEKQRSWSVQLEEVGPRFAITKGWRQFREANDVQVGDTYKFELIHNGTTPVAYFHRTRANASVQPEEKKPNLDARRVSARSNEADVPASTCDNANTQFVSTINPHCINSPFIYLPSAFAKSNSLVNRRCKMILRDEKQRSWSVVLAPMGHHTAITKGWRQFREANGFQVGDTYKFELIDNGTIPIAYFHCEYIYFPSFHYVPPCKYSRNDDEASKKPLTNINKQLNIPIGFMKYLRGQDYIKHALLKSAGKKWLVKVNGRRFKEGWRKFVEDHDLQLGYLLIFRHEGDMEFDVSIFDSTHCGREYVEYLQVEQEQKQRQQEEEEEEEKEDDDDDEEEEEVEEVVHTTEETSMDFEFKEKSSSSIESSDEASSHSEASTDKSFGHSRFICNITACCFSYGYLRIPKHAAFANGHVTNKKYDLLIRDEKQRSWNVKLHSCQTQTYIGGGWRKFSADCCLKEGDRIIFEIVTGGETPIWKFQVVTDAKTPMRKFQENATESPKPCVMSSNKDLPDVEAAKDMPWSRPHFICTITHSCISKYLLHVPTLFARENGLDRKCRVKIRDEQQRSWMFKLYVTAHNIFIGGIWHEFCSANFLKEGDRVMFEMFSKGEGLVLKFHDLRANASLQREQKKPNLDVKRVYTQGLRIEPSDVPAPKAQLPTPTSANTNPHFIATIKSNTISRSVLYLPMAFIKSTGLMNRRKIILTDEKQRSWPVQLTQRVDRFVITKGFQKFMKANGVQVGDTYKFELIDDRTIHVVYFPCKYAVKDEKA; from the exons ATGAAATTTGCTCCAAAGAAGCCTCACTTCTTTAAACCTATTTTGCCTAATTTCAAGCATGGAATT AAAATCCCTGTAGCTTTTTGCAAGCATTTGAAAGGATGTAATCAAGAACATGCAATATTGAGAAAGTCTGATAAGAAGTGGCAGGTAAAAGTGAACGGACGATTATTAGATGAGGGTTGGGCCATATTCGCGAAAGAAAATGATTTACAGTTGGGAGATTGCTTGATATTCAGACATGAAGGAGATTTCGAGTTTGAAGTTTCCATCTTCGGTTCAAATCACTTTGAGAGAGTATACGAACAGACTCCGAAAGGAGGAGAGGAAATCAATCATACCTGCAACAAAATTATATCACAAG CAAAAACAACTGAAAAGACAAAGCTCAACGTCAAGTCGAATGAGATTATCCCCGAAGTAGAAGCTGCAGAGAACATGCCTCTCGATCGCCCTCCTTTCATTTTTACTGTCACACCTTATTGCCTTACAAGGGGCCATGTA CAACTTCCAGTCCAATTTGCACGGGATAACAGTCTCATGAATAGGAGATGTACTATAACGATAAGGGATGAGCAAAGGTCTTTGACATTTGCACTATATTCGTCTGGTGCACGCACCTACATTAAAGGCCAATGGCGTGAATTCTGCATTGCAAATTGCTTGAAGAAAGGAGATCAGATAATGCTCGCGATAGTTGATAATGGAATGAATCCTGTATTGAGATTCTACGGCAA TTCTGACGTTATTATTTTCAACTTAAAACTAGATTTGAGAACAAACGCATCACTTCAACTCGAAGTGAAGAAGCCTAATTTGGATGCTGAAGAAGTTTCATCCCGAAAGGAAGTAGCAACTGTACCTGCTTCAACATCTGCCAATGCCAACGCTCAATTTGTTTCAATTATCCATCCTTATGCCATCATCAGAGCTCTTTTC TATCTTCCGTTGTCTTTTGCAAGACCAAATGGCTTGATGAGACGTTGTAAGATGATTCTCAAGGATGAGAAACAACGATCATGGTCAGTGCAACTAGAAGAAGTTGGACCTCGTTTTGCAATTACCAAGGGATGGCGACAGTTCAGAGAAGCAAATGATGTCCAAGTAGGAGATACTTATAAGTTTGAACTCATTCACAATGGCACAACACCTGTAGCGTATTTTCATC GTACGAGAGCAAATGCATCAGTTCAGCCAGAAGAAAAGAAGCCTAATTTGGACGCTAGAAGAGTTTCAGCCCGAAGTAATGAAGCAGATGTACCTGCTTCAACATGTGATAACGCGAACACTCAATTTGTTTCTACTATCAATCCCCATTGCATCAACAGTCCTTTCATC TATCTTCCATCGGCTTTTGCAAAGTCAAATAGCTTGGTGAATAGACGTTGTAAGATGATTCTGCGAGATGAGAAACAGAGATCATGGTCAGTAGTGCTAGCACCAATGGGACATCACACTGCAATTACCAAGGGATGGCGACAGTTCAGAGAAGCAAATGGTTTCCAAGTCGGAGATACTTATAAGTTTGAACTCATCGACAATGGCACGATACCTATAGCATATTTCCATTGCGAGTATATATACttcccatcttttcattatGTTCCTCCAT GTAAATATTCTAGGAATGATGACGAAGCATCAAAGAAGCcattgacaaatataaataagCAGTTA AATATTCCTATAGGTTTCATGAAGTATTTAAGGGGACAGGATTATATTAAACATGCATTACTGAAAAGTGCTGGTAAAAAGTGGCTGGTGAAAGTGAATGGCCGGCGATTCAAAGAAGGCTGGAGAAAGTTTGTCGAGGATCATGATTTACAGTTGGgatatttgttgattttcagACATGAAGGAGATATGGAGTTTGATGTTTCCATATTTGATTCAACTCATTGTGGCAGAGAATATGTAGAGTATTTGCAAGTAgaacaagaacaaaaacaacgacaacaagaagaagaagaagaagaagaaaaagaagacgatgatgatgacgaagaagaagaggaagtaGAAGAAGTAGTTCATACTACTGAAGAGACTTCCATGGATTTTGAATTCAAAG AAAAATCGAGCTCCAGCATTGAGTCGTCAGATGAGGCTTCTTCCCATTCTGAAGCTTCTACCGACAAGTCTTTTGGCCATTCTCGTTTTATATGCAATATTACCGCATGTTGCTTTTCATATGGTTACTTG CGCATTCCTAAGCATGCTGCATTTGCAAACGGTCATGTCACGAATAAGAAGTATGATTTGCTTATAAGAGATGAAAAGCAAAGGTCGTGGAATGTAAAGCTACATTCTTGTCAAACTCAAACCTATATTGGAGGTGGATGGCGTAAATTTAGTGCTGATTGTTGCTTAAAGGAGGGAGATCGTATTATCTTCGAGATTGTTACTGGTGGAGAGACACCTATATGGAAATTTCAAGTTGTTACTGATGCAAAAACTCCAATGAGGAAGTTTCAGG AAAATGCTACCGAAAGCCCAAAGCCTTGCGTCATGTCATCAAACAAGGATTTACCTGATGTAGAAGCTGCTAAGGACATGCCTTGGTCTCGCCCTCATTTCATTTGTACCATCACACACAGTTGCATTTCAAAGTATTTGCTG CATGTTCCAACACTATTTGCACGGGAAAATGGCCTTGACAGGAAATGTAGGGTAAAGATAAGAGATGAGCAGCAAAGGTCATGGATGTTTAAGCTGTATGTTACTGCGCACAACATTTTCATTGGGGGCATATGGCATGAATTTTGCTCTGCTAATTTCTTAAAGGAAGGAGATCGCGTAATGTTTGAGATGTTTTCCAAGGGAGAGGGACTCGTATTGAAATTTCATG ATTTGAGAGCAAATGCATCACTTCAGCGCGAACAAAAGAAGCCTAATTTGGATGTTAAAAGAGTTTATACTCAAG GTCTCAGGATTGAGCCCTCGGATGTGCCTGCTCCAAAAGCACAACTACCTACTCCAACATCTGCTAACACGAACCCTCATTTTATTGCTACTATCAAGTCTAATACCATCAGCAGATCCGTTTTG TATCTTCCAATGGCTTTTATAAAATCAACTGGCTTGATGAATCGACGTAAGATAATTCTCACAGATGAGAAACAGAGATCATGGCCAGTTCAGCTAACTCAAAGGGTGGATCGCTTTGTAATTACCAAGGGATTTCAAAAGTTCATGAAAGCAAATGGTGTCCAAGTTGGAGATACTTACAAGTTTGAACTCATCGACGACAGAACAATACATGTAGTGTATTTCCCTT GTAAATATGCTGTAAAGGATGAAAAAGCATGA
- the LOC101251495 gene encoding putative B3 domain-containing protein REM15 — protein MKIPPKKPHFLKPILPGCKQQITIPIGFFKYLKGQENEYALLRRASKKWSVKVNGRRLEDGWEEFVKDHDLQLGNVLIFRHEGDMEFEVAVFDSSCCEREYEQGVHVHGGEEEEACIVEESSKKLKSKEKPKRKVKKSGKGFSNVKAAYKDKHLSRSHFICTIRPYCLSKYCLCIPKQFAQENSLRNRKCEIIVRDEQRSWTFGVHTNGKNTFIGSGWHEFSRTKCLKEGDILMFEIVSNGETPIFRFHDLRESPFLQDEVKKKDSDAERMSDEDATLETSDVTTPKSQEAADANPHFISTIKPYTLRFPVLYLPIAFAKSNGLLDKRELIIMDEKRRSWSMCLGQIDKYHFGIKKGWRKFIEANGVQVGDTYKFELINNGTIPLVHFHCKYDDVGDGKGN, from the exons ATGAAAATCCCTCcaaaaaaacctcattttttaaaACCTATTTTGCCAGGTTGTAAGCAACAAATT ACAATTCCTATAGGTTTCTTCAAGTATTTGAAGGGACAAGAAAATGAATATGCATTGCTAAGACGGGCAAGTAAGAAGTGGTCCGTGAAGGTGAATGGACGGCGACTGGAAGATGGTTGGGAAGAGTTTGTAAAGGACCATGATTTACAATTAGGAAATGTTTTGATATTCAGACATGAAGGAGACATGGAATTTGAGGTCGCCGTCTTTGATTCAAGTTGTTGTGAGAGAGAATACGAACAAGGAGTTCATGTTCAcggaggagaagaagaagaagcctGTATTGTTGAAGAGTCTTCCAAGAAATTGAAATCCAAAG AAAAACCAAAGCGCAAAGTCAAGAAATCAGGCAAGGGTTTCTCCAATGTAAAAGCTGCTTATAAGGACAAGCATCTCAGTCGCTCTCATTTCATTTGTACAATTCGACCTTATTGCCTTTCAAAGTATTGTCTG TGTATTCCAAAACAATTTGCACAAGAAAATAGTCTCCGCAACAGGAAATGTGAGATAATTGTGAGGGATGAGCAACGATCATGGACGTTTGGTGTGCATACAAATGGCAAAAACACCTTCATTGGAAGTGGATGGCATGAATTCAGCCGTACGAAATGCTTAAAGGAAGGAGATATCTTAATGTTTGAGATAGTTTCCAATGGAGAAACACCTATATTCAGATTTCATG ATTTGAGAGAAAGCCCGTTTCTTCAGGATgaagtaaagaagaaagattcgGATGCTGAAAGAATGTCAGATGAAG ATGCTACGCTTGAGACCTCGGACGTGACTACTCCTAAATCACAAGAAGCTGCTGATGCCAACCCTCATTTTATATCTACTATTAAACCTTACACCCTCAGATTTCCTGTTCTG TATCTTCCAATAGCTTTTGCAAAATCAAACGGCTTGCTGGATAAACGCGAGTTGATTATCATGGATGAAAAACGGAGATCATGGTCAATGTGCCTTGGGCAAATCGACAAGTATCACTTTGGAATTAAAAAGGGATGGCGAAAGTTCATAGAAGCCAACGGTGTTCAAGTTGGAGATACTTACAAGTTTGAACTCATCAACAATGGCACAATACCTTTAGTTCATTTCcatt GTAAATATGATGATGTTGGTGATGGGAAAGGAAACTAG